In a single window of the Nicotiana tomentosiformis chromosome 8, ASM39032v3, whole genome shotgun sequence genome:
- the LOC138897382 gene encoding COPII coat assembly protein sec16-like, producing MDLPICYGCGLRAHIQRECRSSRQGTGRGTTYPSSFVAATSSAPPPAWGTPAPAGLGAARGDTQSSGGPSRFYAMSGRQNTEASPDVVTSILTVQTHDVYASIDPGSTLSYVTPYVAMEFGIEPE from the coding sequence atggacttacctatatgttacgggtgtGGATTGAGGgctcatattcagagggagtgtcgttcatcccgccagggtaCGGGCAGGGGCACAACATATCCATCCAGTTTtgtagctgctacatcttcagcaccccctccagcttgGGGCACTCCGGCACCAGCAGGGCTTGGTGCAGCTAGAGGTGATacgcagagttcaggaggacccagccgtttctaCGCTATGAGCGGTCGCCAGAAtacagaggcttctccagatgttgtcacaagtatattgactgtccaaactcatgatgtatatgcttctattgatcccggttccaccttgtcctatgttaccccttatgttgctatggaatttgggatagaaccggaataa